GATTTTTTGGCTTTCATCAAAGACTCCTTAAATAAGCAACAAGTGCGTTGAGTTCTTCCTGTGTAAAACCTCGCGTTCTCCCATGCACATCATTCGGATTGTGCTCTGTAAACAGTGAGTGAAGATCTGGGGCACGTCCGTCATGGAGATAGGGTTTTGTTCGATAAGTGCTCTTTAAAGAAGGTGTATCAAAACGGTTTCGGAAGTCGTTTGGGGTTCCAAAATGAAGATCATGGAATTTCATATCGGTGTAAAAAGGAGGGGGATGGCATACATCACATCCGGCGGCAACAAAGAGCATCTCCCCATGTTTGAGTATTTCAGGATCTTCATCCCGATAAGGACTCGGGGCACGGTCAGGGTGCGAAAGATACTCAGTCAGCGGCCCTTGTATGTGGGCCATGGGAACAAATCCCTGAAACCGTTCACCCGCACCAACACCATCAAATAGGTCCATGCGAACGCCACTCCACATCGCCGGAGGAGAAAAATGAGTGTCCTGGAGCGACTTGTTGTTTTTGGCATTACCCAGGCCATCGTTCGCCAAGTCCCAATTCAGTCCATCACTGGATGTGTCTTCCTGGTGGCAACTCGTACAACTGATCCAATTCTGGTAAGTGATCCGTCCATCATTGGCCATGAGTTCACCTTCTCTCCACTCGGTCATTTCCTGCACCGGACCCAGCGGAATCGTATCACGGACTTCACCCGATTCGGCATCCAGCACCGTGATGTTGTCAGAGAAATAATTGGCCACAAACAGCTCGCCAGTCGATTCGATCAACGCCAGGGAACGCGGCCCCAAGCCACCTGCGGGTAAGCGGCGGGCGATACCTTGCTCATGCAGGATTTCGACGTTCTCTTCCAAAAGCTGAATCTCTCGCAAGGTCTTGGTTTTTTCGGCAAGTTCCAGCGCGGCAGGAACATCGACGATGGCGACCTGATGAATTCCAGCTAGACTCACATACAAGCGCTGTCCATCAGAAGACAATGCAAGCCCCGTAGGGTTCGTTGCACCACTGAGCAACTGGTCCAGCAACAGCGTCACCCTGCGATTGGGTTGCTTCAGATCCAGGATAGTGAAACCGTTGGAATTGATCCAACCGCGCTCCATCTGCACCGTGGGCACTTCATTGTGAGACACCAGGTTCGTGAGGAAAGCCCATCTTCCGTCCGAGCTGCAGACGATCTCCCGCAGCATGGAGGCACGACCCATGTGATACTCTCCAATCTCGCTCCCATCATCGGCATCCAGCACACTGACCCAGGGATCCAGTCCGTTCGAAACAAGCAGCCGTTTGCCGTCTGGAGTTTGGGTGATGAACCGGGGTTGATTGCCCACTTCCGTCTCCACAAGAGTATCTCCACTTTCAATATCCAGTATCGATACCGAACCAGAAACCACATTGGTGACATAAAGGCGCTTACCGTCATCCGAAACTGCCAGCCCGCACGGCTCCATCCCCGCCTTCAACGACCGCACGACACAGCCTTGTTCAACGTCGATCACGTTGATTTCGCCCGCCCAGGTACAGCTCACGTACAAGAACTTCCCATCCGGCGAAAACCTGGCCTGCGTCGGTCGTTCACTGACGGAAATCTCGCGAAGAATGTTGCGGCTTCGCACATCAATTTCAGTCATCAACGCCGCCGTGTAGTTGACCACCCATACTTTTTCCTGATCAGGGGAACGCACAATATGTTGTGGGGAACGATAGAGTGGTAAGGCAGGTCGCCCGGTTTCCGGTGGAAATTCAGGCGGCAGGGGATCATGCATTTCTGACTGCTTACGCTGCTCGCGACGCCAGTGAATGTATCCCATGATTTTCAGCAGCTGATTTTCGGTGATATTCGCCCGGTAGGCAGGCATTTGCACGATCTGTGAATCGATAAAATAGCGTGCCGCAGGGTTTTCCAGCAGTCGCTTCGGATATCCATCCATGATCCACTCGCGCAGCTCAGCCTCATCCTTTACGAGTGAAGCAAACTCCTTCCCATCCCACGCCGGGATGTGTCCTTTGAAACTACCGGGATTGGGAGTCCCCCCAATGCCACCTGCTGCATGGCAAGCAAAACAACCCAGCTTTTCGGCTTCCACCCACCCTTCATAGGCCATCGTCGGAATGTTGGTGTCAAAATTGGATACGGCACGAAAGTAGACCATCAGGTCCTCGAGTTCCGATTTCGAGATTTTGTCCCGATAAGCAGGCATCGGCAACAGGGGTTCGCGTCCGACGTGAAGATCCACCGCCTTCAGCCGCTCAGGTCTTCCATCAAGGATCCATTCGACAATCTCCGCATCATTCACGGCGAGGGTAGCTACGGTCGGACCATCCCAACCCGGAACCATTCCTCCACGAGCACCGGGATCCGCAACTCCGCCCGCACCTTCGGGTCCATGGCAGGCAAAACAGCCCTGCTCATGCGCTACCGTTCTCCCTCGCATTGCAGGTGTGATCTCAGGACTTCTAATCACAGCAAAAGCCCACACAGTGACGATTGCCAGCACTGCAATAATGCCACTTATGAACAACAACTTTCGTCGATATTCCCGGGGTCGGTCGGGGTTTTTTATGCAATCCATGTTTGGGGTGGTAGAAACAAAAACCGTGACTAGAAATCCACCCTATGCATGGCAAGCACCATCCAAAAATATATCTCAAAAGAAATACCGATACCTATGTAATTCAGAGAATATTGACCTATCCCGAATTTCTATAACCTTCTCTTATGTAGACTATTCACAACACTTATAAACAGATAAACAAAAATCGATATTTCACTTCAATCCTGCACACCACCCAGGACCAGGGCAAAGCTCGCCACCTTCACTCAAAGCTTCACATCGATGCTTCTCTCTTCACGCAATTGTATTTCCTGAGCGGAGGGATATTCCGTATTCCAATAGGCTGAAAACCCAATACCCTGTCATCAGGGATTCTCAACTTGCCAATAAACAGCGTATCGTTGGTGGTGGAGGTCGTAAAGTGGGCGAAAGACAATGCCGTCGGCAGGACCTACATTGCGCGCCACAAAGACCAAGGGGTTATCGTCAACCGGACGAAGCCAATCCGCAGGTTCGCGCGAATCACTCAAAATGACAGGAACCTGCGTTGCTGGTGCTTCGAGATAGGCATCCTTGTCCGCAACATCATGCGGCATCGCGTCATCCCCCAAGGCTCCCGCCAACAGTACGGGTCCATGAAAAATGGAAACCATGCGTTCATCGTCCATTGAGGGTTCCAATCGAAGCGCACCCCGCAAGCGAAGCGTGATCACATCCCCGGATTTCCAGACACGATGAAGGCTGACATAACTGGATGCTGCGGATTCGCGAAGCACTTCCGTTCCGTTCAATTCCACGACGGCAGGTTCTGTAATCCAATGGGGAATGCGCAGCAGGAGTTCAAAGGCATCCCTGCCAGGCTCCAGCACCGTCAGCTTCATGGCTTCTCCACGAAGCACATCCCCTTGCATGCGCAACACGGTTCCTCGGTCCGTCCAATTCAGTTCAGAGGGAATGTAGAGATTCACCCAAAGGCGATTCGCTTCGGTGAAGTAGATTCCTTCATTGTAGCGCGGAGGATTTTCAATCCCGGACCCCACACAACAGTGAGTACCATCGAGATAGGTGCGAAAATGTCCTCGTAGGGGTGTGAAATAACTCATGGCACCCGAATCCGGGGAAACCGTCGCAAGCAAGTGATTGTAGAGTGCGCGCTCGTAATAGTCCGCATATTTCGCCGATGGATGCTGCTCGAACAGGGATCGGGTCAGTTTCAGCATATTGTGGGTAGTGCAGCTTTCGGCCGTCGTAGCGGGCAACGCCTTTCCACTGTCAATGCTGGGGCCGGACTCCACACCCGGCTGACCAAACCATTCATTGAACGAATTTCCTCCAATGGCAAACGAGTGATCTTGTGTGACTATGGTCCAAAAATGCTCTGCGGCTGAAAAAAGGTCTACATCCTTTGTCCATTTGGCAACAGATGCAAAGCCGAGCACTTGCGCGATATGCGTATTCCCGTGCAAACCCGGCAGTGGATTTTCCCCATTGGCAAGGGGTTCCACCAACCACGCACGATTGAACAGACTGGCTGTCGCAAGATACCGTTCTTCCCCTGTAGCAGCATAGAGCCTGGCGAGAATATCGCTGATGGCTCCAAACTCGTTCTGGGGATTGCGACTATGATCCGTGCGCAGCATGGACTCCAGCTGTTCGTCATCCAGATCCTCCAGCCTGCGGACAAAATGCATGGCCATCCGGTTCACGATACCGATGGCTTCTTCATTTCCAAGGTATTCATGCGCATCCAGCAGGCCTGCCATGATCTTGTGAACGATGTAGTAGGGAACGACCACACCGCCCCCATCACCCGATTTGCCCTCGAGCAGATCGAAAGCACCCGAAGGGAAGGCAGCAAGGTAACCATCTTCATTCAGTGCCTGCTGACACTGCCCGAGAATATGCACCATCGCATTCACCTTGTCGCGGTATGAATCGTCACCAGTGGCAACAGCCATGCGCGATGCTGCAGAGAGATAGTGTCCGGCCATGTGACCTCGGAGAAAGCTCTGATCCCAGCCCGGATACCCTTGCTCGACTCCTTCCGGCTGCGCAAGGCCTGCGAGATCACGGTAGTGAAAGAGCAGCCGGTTGATATCCAATGCAGCCAGGTAATGCCCACGATGCAATTCCTGGCGATCCTGAATCGGACTCCCCGGCAACAACTTGACCTCGGATGCATCGAAGGAACGCACCGCTCCGGAGCACCAGACATGCATCCCCATTCCCACTGCGATCAGTCCCATGCGCAGATTGAAAAAAGGACGGCAATGGCCAGCTTCACGACTCATGCTTCAATTCGTCGAAATGTGCCAAGACTGTGCATTGCGGCGACATACCCCATGTTGGAGCAAATCAGCCCTGTTTCGAAAATTTCCAGAAATCAAAACGAACCTGCTTCTGCGAAACCTTCTCAAACACAAAATACAGGTCGTGCACGCCAGTGATCGGGGCAACATCGCAGGACTGCATCACCCAGTCATCCGGACTATTTCCTGCCTCCAAACTGCAGGTTCCAATCAGGGTCCCGTCCCTTGAATCCAGGCGAATTTCAATGCTTCCGCCTGACTCCGCCGCAGCTATGCTCGCGGTAAACTGGGCAGGACCTTCACCCAAATCCACACTGCGAACCCGTATGAAATCTCCATCGTCAATGTCGGTGACGACCATGCCAACCTGCGCATCCCGTTCGGTTTCAACTCCCCCGGTCCACGCAATGGTTTCAGCCTCCACTCGTCGATAGGGATTGAGCCATGCGACAGCTTCCACAACGCCTTCCCGGGTCGGTTCGATCAACGGAATACTCCCGTCCGCATTGAATTCAAAGGGTTCCACACAAACGGATCGGTTGAATCCCCCACCCCCCGGCAGTGCCCCGTTGTGGTAGAACAGGTAGGCATTTCCCTTGTATTCGATGAGACCGGGGTGATTCGTAAACGCTCCCCCTTCTTCAATCACTTCCATGATGACTCCGCCATACTGCCAGGGACCCGTCGCACTCGGCCCATACGAGTAGGCCAGGTGCTCGGGTACGCCACCTGCCGGATAGAGCATGTAGTATAGCTCTTCGCGTTTGTACAGCCATGGCCCCTCTTCGTAGGCCGAGGGTCGCTCCTCTGTGACTTCCTCCCGAGTGTGAAAGCCCTCCTGCGTCAATGGAACCTGCACCACTCCCAGTTCCCTGTCATAGGAAATCATGTCCTCGTTCAGCTTCACATACCACAGGTGAGGATTGCCCCAGTAGAGATACGCCTGACCATCATCATCGATAAACACGGTGGGGTCGATATCTCCCCAATGCGCCGCAACCAGGGGTTCATCAAACGGCGGAACAAATGGCCCCGTCGGGCTGTCGGAAACCGCAACCCCGATTGCCATGCGATTGAGTTCCGTGTGATGCGCGCAGATGTAGAAATAGAATTTTCCATTGCGTTCAATGCACTGGGCTGCCCAGGCATCTTTACTGGCCCAGCTGAAATCATCGAGCGACAGGGGTGAGCCATGATCCGTCCAATTGACCATATCGTCCGATGAGTAGACCCGCCAGTCCTTCATCGTAAACCAGGTGGAACCGTCTTCATCGTGAGTGGTGTACAAATACACCTTGTCGTTGTAGACCATGGGAGCAGGGTCGGCCGTGAAGAGGGTCTGAATGATCGGATTGACCGCCAGACAACTGGGTGCACAGCTGAGCAATCCCAAAAGGGTAACTATCAGTGATTTCATCGCGTGGAGTCGAAAGCTGCGTTCAGGAATGCGAACCCTCTCATTTCCCCAGCCTCGATCCCGCCTGTCAACCCGCAACCCTCAAGGTATCACCAATGACAGAGAATGCCTATATCCATCCAAAGTTCTCCCGAAACTCAGAGAGTACTTGCAGGCTTGCCTTGCGTCGCAAATTCCACAACTACCCCCTTGCGCATAACAGCATGCACTTCCTCTGGATTCTCAACCGGCAAACTGCACTGTCTGCCATGACAGACGAATACCTGCGCATGCTCCGATGCCAGTGTTTGCGCAAAGGGTTCCACCCCTCCATCGGTGCCAAATACCACCTTGCCAGGTAGGTACACACGATGCACAGCCCGTAACAACTCACGGTGTTTCACTCCTCCAGGCTCTCCCGAAATGACAACACGCGTCATCGGAGACTGCTGCC
This genomic stretch from Puniceicoccaceae bacterium harbors:
- a CDS encoding c-type cytochrome, which produces MRGRTVAHEQGCFACHGPEGAGGVADPGARGGMVPGWDGPTVATLAVNDAEIVEWILDGRPERLKAVDLHVGREPLLPMPAYRDKISKSELEDLMVYFRAVSNFDTNIPTMAYEGWVEAEKLGCFACHAAGGIGGTPNPGSFKGHIPAWDGKEFASLVKDEAELREWIMDGYPKRLLENPAARYFIDSQIVQMPAYRANITENQLLKIMGYIHWRREQRKQSEMHDPLPPEFPPETGRPALPLYRSPQHIVRSPDQEKVWVVNYTAALMTEIDVRSRNILREISVSERPTQARFSPDGKFLYVSCTWAGEINVIDVEQGCVVRSLKAGMEPCGLAVSDDGKRLYVTNVVSGSVSILDIESGDTLVETEVGNQPRFITQTPDGKRLLVSNGLDPWVSVLDADDGSEIGEYHMGRASMLREIVCSSDGRWAFLTNLVSHNEVPTVQMERGWINSNGFTILDLKQPNRRVTLLLDQLLSGATNPTGLALSSDGQRLYVSLAGIHQVAIVDVPAALELAEKTKTLREIQLLEENVEILHEQGIARRLPAGGLGPRSLALIESTGELFVANYFSDNITVLDAESGEVRDTIPLGPVQEMTEWREGELMANDGRITYQNWISCTSCHQEDTSSDGLNWDLANDGLGNAKNNKSLQDTHFSPPAMWSGVRMDLFDGVGAGERFQGFVPMAHIQGPLTEYLSHPDRAPSPYRDEDPEILKHGEMLFVAAGCDVCHPPPFYTDMKFHDLHFGTPNDFRNRFDTPSLKSTYRTKPYLHDGRAPDLHSLFTEHNPNDVHGRTRGFTQEELNALVAYLRSL
- a CDS encoding beta-L-arabinofuranosidase domain-containing protein, coding for MSREAGHCRPFFNLRMGLIAVGMGMHVWCSGAVRSFDASEVKLLPGSPIQDRQELHRGHYLAALDINRLLFHYRDLAGLAQPEGVEQGYPGWDQSFLRGHMAGHYLSAASRMAVATGDDSYRDKVNAMVHILGQCQQALNEDGYLAAFPSGAFDLLEGKSGDGGGVVVPYYIVHKIMAGLLDAHEYLGNEEAIGIVNRMAMHFVRRLEDLDDEQLESMLRTDHSRNPQNEFGAISDILARLYAATGEERYLATASLFNRAWLVEPLANGENPLPGLHGNTHIAQVLGFASVAKWTKDVDLFSAAEHFWTIVTQDHSFAIGGNSFNEWFGQPGVESGPSIDSGKALPATTAESCTTHNMLKLTRSLFEQHPSAKYADYYERALYNHLLATVSPDSGAMSYFTPLRGHFRTYLDGTHCCVGSGIENPPRYNEGIYFTEANRLWVNLYIPSELNWTDRGTVLRMQGDVLRGEAMKLTVLEPGRDAFELLLRIPHWITEPAVVELNGTEVLRESAASSYVSLHRVWKSGDVITLRLRGALRLEPSMDDERMVSIFHGPVLLAGALGDDAMPHDVADKDAYLEAPATQVPVILSDSREPADWLRPVDDNPLVFVARNVGPADGIVFRPLYDLHHQRYAVYWQVENP
- a CDS encoding glycoside hydrolase family 43 protein: MKSLIVTLLGLLSCAPSCLAVNPIIQTLFTADPAPMVYNDKVYLYTTHDEDGSTWFTMKDWRVYSSDDMVNWTDHGSPLSLDDFSWASKDAWAAQCIERNGKFYFYICAHHTELNRMAIGVAVSDSPTGPFVPPFDEPLVAAHWGDIDPTVFIDDDGQAYLYWGNPHLWYVKLNEDMISYDRELGVVQVPLTQEGFHTREEVTEERPSAYEEGPWLYKREELYYMLYPAGGVPEHLAYSYGPSATGPWQYGGVIMEVIEEGGAFTNHPGLIEYKGNAYLFYHNGALPGGGGFNRSVCVEPFEFNADGSIPLIEPTREGVVEAVAWLNPYRRVEAETIAWTGGVETERDAQVGMVVTDIDDGDFIRVRSVDLGEGPAQFTASIAAAESGGSIEIRLDSRDGTLIGTCSLEAGNSPDDWVMQSCDVAPITGVHDLYFVFEKVSQKQVRFDFWKFSKQG